Proteins encoded within one genomic window of Humulus lupulus chromosome 1, drHumLupu1.1, whole genome shotgun sequence:
- the LOC133805662 gene encoding uncharacterized protein LOC133805662 isoform X2, whose amino-acid sequence MENLRKLEELQTTMMLMQSHGIVSDSSDHDSNRFVSNLIRFMIQPCGELDLGKKCALVSEFIPKISSGFLEKAATCLTEKGFQHVFGEDLEQNCVDQTDYGEMAVIGLDAMQRANSTLEDFCRSYFMFHGMDVNKPQELFKYLPALSFTESYIYQLDSLNEKILHAPHNGEKILEKGYEETDLGLIVKFIKVFKNDPFRPLAALLGCHGLFTERIREEFKHGEEYWTLERRLCCSLVDHKEISVEDVIKAIHLKSFDYRVLNLLLYQLRGMQVNEVHMDFLSISEFLVEVADDLFDYEDDVLENNFNILRMFVRIYGTSAPAMLAKYIAEAEKKYNLLLKTLDSQLSLHYHKRCEEATREGGSMSKHPLGTWSIPKLIVDEELYRSNVIKCVRY is encoded by the exons ATGGAAAACTTAAGGAAGCTAGAAGAGTTGCAGACAACGATGATGTTAATGCAATCACACGGTATCGTATCCGATTCATCCGACCACGACTCTAATCGCTTCGTCTCCAACCTCATCCGTTTCATG ATTCAACCTTGTGGAGAACTTGACTTGGGAAAGAAGTGTGCTTTGGTTTCTGAATTCATTCCAAAG ATTTCTTCCGGGTTTCTTGAGAAAGCCGCAACCTGCCTCACTGAAAAAG GCTTTCAACATGTCTTTGGAGAGGATTTAGAGCAAAACTGTGTGGACCAGACTGATTATGGAGAGATGGCTGTGATTGGGCTTGACGCAATGCAGCGGGCAAATTCTACCCTTGAAGATTTT TGCAGATCTTATTTTATGTTTCATGGGATGGATGTAAACAAACCACAGGAACTATTCAAATACTTACCTGCGCTTTCattcacagaaagttatatatatcAG CTGGATAGTTTGAATGAGAAAATACTGCATGCACCACACAATggagagaagattttagaaaaaGGATACGAG GAAACAGACCTGGGGTTGATTGTTAAATTTATAAAAGTTTTTAAAAACGATCCATTTAGACCACTAGCTGCTCTACTTGGCTGTCATGGACTTTTTACAGAGAG AATAAGAGAAGAATTCAAGCACGGAGAAGAGTATTGGACTCTTGAAAGAAGGCTTTGTTGTTCTCTGGTTGACCATAAGGAG ATATCTGTTGAAGATGTGATAAAGGCAATTCATCTCAAATCTTTCGATTATAGAGTGCTGAACCTTCTTCTGTACCAGTTGAGAGGAATGCAG GTTAATGAGGTGCATATGGATTTCCTTTCAATCTCGGAGTTCCTAGTGGAAGTAGCTGATGATCT GTTTGACTATGAG GATGATGTTTTAGAGAATAATTTCAATATTCTGCGCATGTTTGTCAGAATTTATGGAACTTCTGCCCCTGCTATGTTG GCAAAATACATAGCCGAAGCTGAAAAAAAGTACAACTTATTATTAAAGACTTTGGATTCCCAATTGTCCTTGCATTACCATAAAAGATGTGAAGAAGCCACTCGAGAAG
- the LOC133805662 gene encoding uncharacterized protein LOC133805662 isoform X1 produces MENLRKLEELQTTMMLMQSHGIVSDSSDHDSNRFVSNLIRFMIQPCGELDLGKKCALVSEFIPKISSGFLEKAATCLTEKGFQHVFGEDLEQNCVDQTDYGEMAVIGLDAMQRANSTLEDFCRSYFMFHGMDVNKPQELFKYLPALSFTESYIYQLDSLNEKILHAPHNGEKILEKGYEETDLGLIVKFIKVFKNDPFRPLAALLGCHGLFTERIREEFKHGEEYWTLERRLCCSLVDHKEISVEDVIKAIHLKSFDYRVLNLLLYQLRGMQVNEVHMDFLSISEFLVEVADDLFDYEVDDVLENNFNILRMFVRIYGTSAPAMLAKYIAEAEKKYNLLLKTLDSQLSLHYHKRCEEATREGGSMSKHPLGTWSIPKLIVDEELYRSNVIKCVRY; encoded by the exons ATGGAAAACTTAAGGAAGCTAGAAGAGTTGCAGACAACGATGATGTTAATGCAATCACACGGTATCGTATCCGATTCATCCGACCACGACTCTAATCGCTTCGTCTCCAACCTCATCCGTTTCATG ATTCAACCTTGTGGAGAACTTGACTTGGGAAAGAAGTGTGCTTTGGTTTCTGAATTCATTCCAAAG ATTTCTTCCGGGTTTCTTGAGAAAGCCGCAACCTGCCTCACTGAAAAAG GCTTTCAACATGTCTTTGGAGAGGATTTAGAGCAAAACTGTGTGGACCAGACTGATTATGGAGAGATGGCTGTGATTGGGCTTGACGCAATGCAGCGGGCAAATTCTACCCTTGAAGATTTT TGCAGATCTTATTTTATGTTTCATGGGATGGATGTAAACAAACCACAGGAACTATTCAAATACTTACCTGCGCTTTCattcacagaaagttatatatatcAG CTGGATAGTTTGAATGAGAAAATACTGCATGCACCACACAATggagagaagattttagaaaaaGGATACGAG GAAACAGACCTGGGGTTGATTGTTAAATTTATAAAAGTTTTTAAAAACGATCCATTTAGACCACTAGCTGCTCTACTTGGCTGTCATGGACTTTTTACAGAGAG AATAAGAGAAGAATTCAAGCACGGAGAAGAGTATTGGACTCTTGAAAGAAGGCTTTGTTGTTCTCTGGTTGACCATAAGGAG ATATCTGTTGAAGATGTGATAAAGGCAATTCATCTCAAATCTTTCGATTATAGAGTGCTGAACCTTCTTCTGTACCAGTTGAGAGGAATGCAG GTTAATGAGGTGCATATGGATTTCCTTTCAATCTCGGAGTTCCTAGTGGAAGTAGCTGATGATCT GTTTGACTATGAGGTG GATGATGTTTTAGAGAATAATTTCAATATTCTGCGCATGTTTGTCAGAATTTATGGAACTTCTGCCCCTGCTATGTTG GCAAAATACATAGCCGAAGCTGAAAAAAAGTACAACTTATTATTAAAGACTTTGGATTCCCAATTGTCCTTGCATTACCATAAAAGATGTGAAGAAGCCACTCGAGAAG